In Methanolacinia paynteri, the genomic stretch TCTGGTCTATGAGGTTTACAAGTTTATCGATCGCGGCTACCTGTTCGAGGATCCTGGCTGAATGTTCGCAGTTGTCAATCTGCGTAAATCCGGAGATGATCTGGAGTGGGTTTCTGATTTCGTCATTTAATATTGCCAGCTGTTCGAGATTCTTCTCAATCTGCAGGAGCGTCTCTTTTTCATTCTGTTTCAGCCTGACAACATCAGAAATGTCTGAAAAGGTAGTTGCCACTTTGCCATATTCCGGACTGAATGCATTATACTGGAGGTGTTTTTTAATTGGAAATACGTACTTGGACGTACTGATCTGATCTCCTCCGAAACCAATGTCTCCCAGTTCCGAAATCCACTCCCGGGGCCAGTCGGGTATGACCTCAAGGATGGTTTTTCCAAGAATTTCTTCCTTTTTAAACCCGATAATCCGTTCAAAGGACGGATTGACATCCAGAACTTTCAAATCAAAGGTGTTTCCTACTTTATCGGTCATGCACTCATAGAGAACGAAACCGTTCATCATCGCGTTGAAGATCAGTTCATATTTTTTTTCTGATATTTTAAGTGCTTTTTCAGCGTTTTCGGCCCTGTACCTGCTTATTGCGATCTCTATTGTAGTACGCATGTCGTCGGGCCTGAACGGCTTGCCGAGATATCCGTATGGGGCGGCTTCGATTGCTTTTTTAAATGTCTCTTCATCGCTGAAGGCTGTTAAAAATATAATCGGGATATTGAGTTTTTTATGAATCTCTTTTGCTGCCTCTATTCCGTCGACCTTCCCTTCAAGGTGGATGTCCATCAGTATGATATCAGGTTTTTTATCGATGGCCATCATTATGGCGTTCTCCCCGCGGGTTACTTTTCCCACCACTTCGTAACCGAATGATTTCAGGGATTTTTCTATTCCCATCGCCAGGACGATTTCATCTTCAGCTATGAGAACCTTTATTGCCGCCATGTTACCTTCTGATAATAAACAGATAATTTATTTTCATTTATTTGTTTCTTTTTGCATTTTAATGCACTACTATTTCCCGGAATTGAAAAAATTTGTCGATCCTTTCCATCTGGTAACAGCAATATTTATACTTATGCAGATCGGTGATCGGTCAGACTTTGCCCCCCCCTTTA encodes the following:
- a CDS encoding response regulator produces the protein MAAIKVLIAEDEIVLAMGIEKSLKSFGYEVVGKVTRGENAIMMAIDKKPDIILMDIHLEGKVDGIEAAKEIHKKLNIPIIFLTAFSDEETFKKAIEAAPYGYLGKPFRPDDMRTTIEIAISRYRAENAEKALKISEKKYELIFNAMMNGFVLYECMTDKVGNTFDLKVLDVNPSFERIIGFKKEEILGKTILEVIPDWPREWISELGDIGFGGDQISTSKYVFPIKKHLQYNAFSPEYGKVATTFSDISDVVRLKQNEKETLLQIEKNLEQLAILNDEIRNPLQIISGFTQIDNCEHSARILEQVAAIDKLVNLIDQRWLESEKIRDFLRKHYDYI